AAGGGGGAAGCCCCCAGTGCAGGAAGACCCTGCTGCGGGAATCGGGAGGCCGGGGCTCCTGGTCTCAGCTCCGCCACCACCCGCTCCAGCGCCCACTTCTgtccagggaggggctgggccacGGGAAAGGGCCTCCTTGCCTAACGTTACAAAGACCTGCAAACGCGCCAGGAGGAAAACGAACGAGATGACGAAACCGGCTCAAGAGGAATAGATGACGAGGAAGCTGCCGGTTCAGTGAGCGTAGGGCAGAGCACACCTTCCTCCCTGACCCTGCCAGACCCACGCCAGGGCCCCGGGCCATCCCTGAGGCCCAGTTTGCTGCTGGAGGGCAGCCCAAGGGAGCCGGGCAATGCCCCAAGCCTGCTGAGCTGCCCCCCCGGCCGGCACAAGACATCAGCACCACGACAGCCCCTCAGGACGTCAGGCCGCCCTGCGGAGGCCAGGGGTCGCCCAGACAGGGGAAGAGGGCCCGGCTGGCTCACCACCCACGTACCTTGACGGTGCTCAGGTCCATCGGGTGCTTGATGATGTCGTGGTAGTCATGCAGCTCCAGGGCCTCGGCGTCCACCGGCTTGTAGAAGGGCCAGGCGTAGGCTGCGTGCTTCTTGGACAGCATCTCCTTGAGGATGCTGTCGCAGTGCCGCAGGTGCTCCGAGAGCCGGCCCTTCTTGCCCGCGTGCTGGGGCACCTCGCCGTCCTCCAGGTCCTTCTTGGGCGGCTTGATGGGGCGGCCCCCGCTCTCCCGCCGTGCCACCACCTTGGCCTGCTTGGGGTCCGACAGCGGCGGGGGCGACTCGCTGCGGCTGGCGGTGATGGCGGACGTCGTGGGCGTGGTAGTGTCTGCTTTCCGCTTCACGCCCTTCTTCTGCGACAGCAAAACAACAGTGAGCCCCGGGATCCGGGATCAGAACCGCTGCGGTGGCGCCCCTGGAGCGCAGACCAGCTGCCAGGCACCGAGCGAAGCAAGGACATGCATGGCCGCGGCCATCCTCCCGGGGCCCCGCGCCACGCAGGACGCCGAGGCTCAGAGGGGCCACGTTGCcggcccgaggtcacacagctggcggTGGTGAGGCTGGACTCCGAACCTACCCCCGGGCCGTCCCTGAGCCCCGCCCAAGCCCCCAGGCCCCGCGCGCGTGCGGCTGGGCGCTCACCACCCCGAGCAGCGTGAGATGCAGCACGCAGCCCGCCACGCAGCCCGCCCGCGCCCGGGGTTGGGCCGCGGCTCAGGGACTCGCCCCACCGGGGTGGCACCGTGACTGGGACCATCACCAAGTGGGGCTGGGGCTTGGGGACAGCGGGGACGAGAGGACCCCCGCTGGTCAAAGGCCAGAGGGGCGTCCCAGACGCGGGCCTCAAAGCTGGCGCTCCCAGGACAGTGGCAGCCACGGGACGAGGGGGTCAGGAGGAGcatgcggggggcggggcgggggcagcggCCCAGCCGGGAAACACAAGCAGCAGCACGAGGTCTGGGACCAAGGACTCCGGCGGCTAAGTGCCTGGGCAGGGCTGGACTTGACCCTGAGGGCAGCAGACGTCACAGAGCTACTTCCCGCCGGGGCGGGGGAGGAAACACTGAAATGACCAACGAGCACTCGGTGGGTGTGTCCAGTGCGTGAGAGCGTGTTTCTCGTGCCTGGGTGGCCAGGGTCGCCGTGACCCCGAGGCCAGCCCAGggggctcccctcccctcagctcgGGCGGGCGGGCGGAGCAGCCCCTGGGAGCCAGGCGCACCTGGGCCGCCGGCCTCACGGGGGTCTGCTGTCTGAGCGCCACCAAAGTCGCCGCCCCAGCCAAGCCGCTGCCCCCAGGCTGGCGGGCACGAGCCAGCCACCCACACACACTTCACGGGCGCCCACGGAGGCCAAGCACGTGCCACGGGGCCCGGGGGCTCATCGGGCCACGGCAGACGGGACATGCTCCAAGACAGCCGGGCGCTGAGTGAGGCGGCCGGGCCAGGCGCCGCCCGAGTACAGGCAGTGAAGGCCACGGGGGAGAGGAAAGCGACGGAGATGGCATTTTACCTTGGGGGAGCCATTTAACCCCTCTGAGcgcctgcttcctcatctgtaagatgggggaaATACTGCCTGCCCCAGAGGGTCGCTCGCTGTGAGGGTCAAATCGGAGAAGACGATACACATCAGTGGCCGGCACGGGGGCCTGCTCAGAGCAGGAGGCTCAGCCGTCCTCGCCGGCCCCGGATCTCGCGGGGAGCACCCGCTCCGAGCCCAGGCCCGGCCGTGGAAAGCCCCCAGGGAGCCGGGGGAGGGACGTGCGCTCACACTCACGGGCGCGCGAGGAGCGGGTGGAGGCCGCCACCGCCCTCCCCACGCCAAGGCAATCCGAGCGCAAGCGTGGGCGGGGAGGGCCGGGACCCCCCTCCTTTCTGCACCGCCCCCCCtcggcccgcgcactgcaaaggCCGGCGAAGCTGGGGCTCAAGCGCAGCCgccctcaccagctgtgtgacctgccGCTCCGAGCCTCGGGCTCCTTGTCGGTGTCAGGAACCGCGGCCCACCTCGCGGGCGTGGCGGGGGAGGGGACCCGTCCAAAGTCACATATGCCCGACGCCCGACGAGCGAGCGGTCAGTGCCAGGGGAAAGCGGCGAGCGCCCTCCGGCCCGCCCCACACCTGCCTGTGTCCAGGACGCCCCGGGGGAAGCTCACCTTGACGACGGGCGGCGTGGGAGGGACCACGGGGATGATGGGCGtcgcgggagggggcggggcggcagCCGGGGGGACGGGGGCCGACGTGACGTTTGCAGTGATGGTTGGCACGGGGGTGGCAGCAATGACGGGCGTCTGGGAGACCGTGGGGGGGACGCTCTGGAAGGGGGGTGCCGGGGAGACAGAGGACACGGCCGCCACTTGCTGCGTACCTTGAGGACAAAGGAAAGGAGGCTGAACTCAGCCGGCTGTACCAGCGATGCTCCGGATGCTGCCGGGACCATCCCCTCCAGCCAGGGTCCGCCGGTGCCAGCAGAGCCCCTCCGGCCGAGACGCTGGCCCTCATCGGGGCTGCCTCCGTGGTCTGAATGAGTGAGCCGGGACAAGGTGCAGAGCCCGGCAGGAAGGGCCAGGGGGCTCTTCGGGTTCCACGGGTAACCAGCCTCAGCCCCGTCTGTAAGTGTGAAACGCCCTGGCCTCTCTGGAGGGCCGGGCCGCCCAGGAAGCTCACCATTGGGACGCACCTCTGTTCCAGGTTCCCGGACCAGGTAAGGTCACCCACCCCTGGGCTCCCCGTGCTGAGCTTAATCCCCACCGCTCCCTGACAGGTCACAGAGAACACAGAGCATGCTGAAGAGGCAGGCTCCTCGGAGGGGACAAAGGGACAGCGTGGCTTCCTCAGAGCCGGGCGGTGAGGGGCGTGGGAGAGAAGCGGCGCAGGGACACAGCAGGAGCGCGATCCCTGCCCGGAGCAAGGCTCCGAGGCGGGCGCAGCACAGTCCCCAGGCCCGCAGGCCACACACGGCAGAGGCCCGGCTCCGGAGCTCGGATCGTCACTGACCTGGCCCTGCAGGTGGGATAACTGAGCCCAGAGGGGTGGAGGGACCCTCAGAGGATCCGCTGTCATCGGCGCCCTGCCCACCCGCCAGAGGTGGCGAGAAGGACTGCACGATCCACCCCTTTACCTGCACTCTGGGTTCCCGAGGCTGGTTTCCGGCCTTTGCCCTTTGGAGCAGGGGGTAATAACTCAACTTCCTCCTGGGGCATCTGGGCCACTTTCTGCAGAAAAATTTTCTCTAAGGCTTGGGCCATGAGCACTATGTCATCTGTGGGCTGAAGACACAGGAGAGGCAAGGTTACCTGCTGGAAAGGAGCTGTGTGTCTGCAGCAGACAAACACGTGGTGGTTGctcaagaaaaacatttatttagaaggctgtgatgtggcggggcaggagggaggcaaaaagaatatattttaacgTGGAAACTCTTGGAAGAGTTCAAAAAACACAAAGGATAAAAACCACCCTTTATCCCATCCCAGAGAAAAAAAGGTCCAAGCGTGTGGGCGTTTTAAAGCGTCTGGTATATATCGACGCCCTCCGAAAAGGCTGTTCTAACGTTCCCTCCCTCGAGcaggggacggggcgggggcgggggaggggaggggagggcgggccGCACACAAGGCGACCGCTCAAACGCGTGGCCTGTGGGACCCGCACGAGGGGATCGCGGCCAGACAAGGGCCGAGCGCGAGGCTGGGACACGCCCTGGGCCTGTCTGCGAGCTGCCGCAGAGCGTCCAGCCCGGCGGGCACCGGCCAACCCCAGCTGGCCCTCCACCCCAGGCCTCCCCGGGGCCGGGGGCAGCTCACAGGGGCGTGTAGGGCCCACGCCACACCGTCTTCTTACCTTGTTATAAATGTAACAATTCGTAAACATGGTGTTGAAGTCCTGCATACATTCACTCGCGCTCCAATAGTAATTATTCTCCAGTCTCTTCTTAATAGTCCCCATGTCCATGGGGTTTTTTATTATCTTATGATAATCCTAAGAAAGAGATTTTCAGGGGTGTTACTGCTGGATTCAAATTCATGACGACTTTCGCGATTCCCAAGCACAGAGATCGTGCGGGAGACAGTCTCCTCAGGGATCTGGGTACTGGGGCTGGACCCAAGCTTCTGTTCACCTGAGGGCAGGTGGGCATGAGGTCTGGGGCGAGCGCTCGGCCAGCATAACCCCTGACTGGCCTCTGGCCCGAGCAGGGTTCTGTGTGGACGCACAGACccgcagggctggggcagagccagAGCTGTTCTAGGCTCCGGAGGTGGGCCTGAGACCCCTCGCCAGATTCCAAACTTCACTTGGGGGCCCGCAGTGCCCGGGGGCCAAGCTGGCCCAGGACCCAGGCCGCCAAGTGCTAGCCCAGGGCTTCCCCTCGCAGGACTCAGGGGCTCTCTATTCGGGTCCAAAAGAGAAAGCCGTCAGATGGTCAGGTCGGCACCGGGCATGCAGCTGAGGCGCTATCCCTGGTAAAGTGGGCCGCACCCCTCTTGAGCACAGGGTTTCAGGTGTGGACGCGTCACTCCGCAGGACAGTGCCGGGCACAGGATGAAGACACAGGTGAGCCTCTAGGCCTGAGCCCCATCGCCGGCTCCCCCTACATCCACCCACGGGCCACGGGTCCTCCCTGCTTCCTGCATCTGGGCAGCCGCCCTCCATTCCCCCACTCGCCTAAGTATCCCCTGTGCTCCTTGGTCATCGTGGGTCCTGAGCTGTGCCTGGCTTATCAGGACCAGCCCCCTCCAGGCACCATCTCTGCCAAGGCCAGGGGGGCCGTCCTCCCAGGAGTCGGGGCCGCGGAGGGGCAGGGGCGGCGGGTAGGGGGCCACTCACGGGCAGGTTCAGCTTGATGGCGTCCACGGGCTGGTAGAAGGGCCAAGCGAACTGGTGTTTCCAGAGCGTCTTCACCACCACGTTCTGCATGTACTGCAGCTGGTTGGTCTTGCGGCCGGGCTTGGCAGGGTTGGAGACCTCCGGCGGGGGCGGGTTCACGGGGCCCGGGACCGCCGGGATCCCCGCAGGGGCGACCGTCGTCGTGGTGGACATCCTCCGGCTGCTGGCTCACTGGCCGTCACGGCAGCAGCTCGGCGAGGCCCTGGCTTCCTCTGTGCTCCCCGCCGAGGTGCGACATCCCATGTCTGGGCCCAGTCAGGCAGCACCTGCGGGGGAGGAGGGACGGCAGGGAACGGCCGGTCACCCCGGGTTCCCGAGCACAGCCGTGCGGTCACGTGAGGCCACGTCGGCGCACTCCCCCCGGGCGGGCCAACCCTCACCTGCCAGAGAACCACTCTCCCACTGCTGCcctcaggctggggcagggagagacaCAGGTGACGGGACAGAATGCCAGCAGGTGCCAACTGGGCAGGCGGGGGAGGCGGCCATCCAGGTGGGGGCCACTGTCGGCTCACTGCCCGCCGGCCGCCTGCTGCTCTCGACC
This Physeter macrocephalus isolate SW-GA chromosome 13, ASM283717v5, whole genome shotgun sequence DNA region includes the following protein-coding sequences:
- the BRD3 gene encoding bromodomain-containing protein 3 isoform X3; amino-acid sequence: MSTTTTVAPAGIPAVPGPVNPPPPEVSNPAKPGRKTNQLQYMQNVVVKTLWKHQFAWPFYQPVDAIKLNLPDYHKIIKNPMDMGTIKKRLENNYYWSASECMQDFNTMFTNCYIYNKPTDDIVLMAQALEKIFLQKVAQMPQEEVELLPPAPKGKGRKPASGTQSAGTQQVAAVSSVSPAPPFQSVPPTVSQTPVIAATPVPTITANVTSAPVPPAAAPPPPATPIIPVVPPTPPVVKKKGVKRKADTTTPTTSAITASRSESPPPLSDPKQAKVVARRESGGRPIKPPKKDLEDGEVPQHAGKKGRLSEHLRHCDSILKEMLSKKHAAYAWPFYKPVDAEALELHDYHDIIKHPMDLSTVKKKMDSREYPDAQGFAADIRLMFSNCYKYNPPDHEVVAMARKLQDVFEMRFAKMPDEPVEAPTLPVPAAPVVSKGTESSRSSEESSSDTGSSDSEEERATRLAELQEQLKAVHEQLAALSQAPVNKPKRKKEKKEKKKKDKDKDKERHKAKSEEEKKAKAAPPAKQAQQKKAPAKKANSTTVAGRQPKKGGKQASASYDSEEEEEGLPMSYDEKRQLSLDINRLPGEKLGRVVHIIQSREPSLRDSNPDEIEIDFETLKPTTLRELERYVKSCLQKKQRKPFSTSGKKQAAKSKEELAQEKKKELERRLQDVSGQLNNSKKPAKRDFMRSCESA
- the BRD3 gene encoding bromodomain-containing protein 3 isoform X1; this translates as MSTTTTVAPAGIPAVPGPVNPPPPEVSNPAKPGRKTNQLQYMQNVVVKTLWKHQFAWPFYQPVDAIKLNLPDYHKIIKNPMDMGTIKKRLENNYYWSASECMQDFNTMFTNCYIYNKPTDDIVLMAQALEKIFLQKVAQMPQEEVELLPPAPKGKGRKPASGTQSAGTQQVAAVSSVSPAPPFQSVPPTVSQTPVIAATPVPTITANVTSAPVPPAAAPPPPATPIIPVVPPTPPVVKKKGVKRKADTTTPTTSAITASRSESPPPLSDPKQAKVVARRESGGRPIKPPKKDLEDGEVPQHAGKKGRLSEHLRHCDSILKEMLSKKHAAYAWPFYKPVDAEALELHDYHDIIKHPMDLSTVKKKMDSREYPDAQGFAADIRLMFSNCYKYNPPDHEVVAMARKLQDVFEMRFAKMPDEPVEAPTLPVPAAPVVSKGTESSRSSEESSSDTGSSDSEEERATRLAELQEQLKAVHEQLAALSQAPVNKPKRKKEKKEKKKKDKDKDKERHKAKSEEEKKAKAAPPAKQAQQKKAPAKKANSTTVAGRQPKKGGKQASASYDSEEEEEGLPMSYDEKRQLSLDINRLPGEKLGRVVHIIQSREPSLRDSNPDEIEIDFETLKPTTLRELERYVKSCLQKKQRKPFSTSGKKQAAKSKEELAQEKKKELERRLQDVSGQLNNSKKPAKREKSGSAPSGGPSRLSSSSSSESGSSSSSGSSSDSSDSE
- the BRD3 gene encoding bromodomain-containing protein 3 isoform X2 is translated as MSTTTTVAPAGIPAVPGPVNPPPPEVSNPAKPGRKTNQLQYMQNVVVKTLWKHQFAWPFYQPVDAIKLNLPDYHKIIKNPMDMGTIKKRLENNYYWSASECMQDFNTMFTNCYIYNKPTDDIVLMAQALEKIFLQKVAQMPQEEVELLPPAPKGKGRKPASGTQSAGTQQVAAVSSVSPAPPFQSVPPTVSQTPVIAATPVPTITANVTSAPVPPAAAPPPPATPIIPVVPPTPPVVKKKGVKRKADTTTPTTSAITASRSESPPPLSDPKQAKVVARRESGGRPIKPPKKDLEDGEVPQHAGKKGRLSEHLRHCDSILKEMLSKKHAAYAWPFYKPVDAEALELHDYHDIIKHPMDLSTVKKKMDSREYPDAQGFAADIRLMFSNCYKYNPPDHEVVAMARKLQDVFEMRFAKMPDEPVEAPTLPVPAAPVVSKGTESSRSSEESSSDTGSSDSEEERATRLAELQEQLKAVHEQLAALSQAPVNKPKRKKEKKEKKKKDKDKDKERHKAKSEEEKKAKAAPPAKQAQQKKAPAKKANSTTVAGRQPKKGGKQASASYDSEEEEEGLPMSYDEKRQLSLDINRLPGEKLGRVVHIIQSREPSLRDSNPDEIEIDFETLKPTTLRELERYVKSCLQKKQRKPFSTSGKKQAAKSKEELAQEKKKELERRLQDVSGQLNNSKKPAKRGASREETHALNRAPRKRPGTRGRKCHDKPHWR